In the genome of Mugil cephalus isolate CIBA_MC_2020 chromosome 21, CIBA_Mcephalus_1.1, whole genome shotgun sequence, one region contains:
- the tpd52l1 gene encoding tumor protein D53 isoform X3, with amino-acid sequence METRQQELYSSVLSEAVVDWGSMGPGEEWVNSASQEGEQGFNQAMFDPPDEESNMRSSYGESSAPVVQNGERRTEWGGTSPPGEDQWGRTSVSDDWVMSTTWDMQLDCTERGHLTAGFLDSEPLREADEDLASDVNLNNPILTEEEREEIQQELAKLEEEINTLKQVLLSKEKQHAELKQKLGISPLNELKSNFSRGWHDMQSSTAYKKTSETLSTAGQKTSAAFSTLGSAITRKFGDMSMVGLELLFPRRNSPSFKSFEEKVENTVSTIKTKVGGTGTGGSFEEVLSSAANASSQDTPTNNLTDSSERPC; translated from the exons ATGGAAACTAGACAGCAAG AGTTGTACTCTAGTGTCCTGAGTGAAGCAGTGGTGGACTGGGGCAGCATGGGTCCTGGAGAGGAATGGGTTAACTCAGCCTCACAAGAGGGAGAGCAGG GTTTCAATCAGGCCATGTTTGACCCTCCCGATGAGGAATCTAATATGAGGAGCTCATATGGGGAAAGCTCGGCCCCGGTCGTCCAAAATGGGGAACGCCGGACAGAGTGGGGTGGAACTTCTCCGCCGGGGGAGGATCAGTGGGGTCGCACGTCAGTGTCTGACGACTGGGTCATGTCCACTACCTGGGATATGCAGCTGGACTGCACAG AGAGAGGACACCTCACTGCAG GTTTTCTGGACTCTGAGCCACTGAGAGAGGCTGATGAAGATCTGGCCTCAGATGTCAACCTGAACAACCCCAtcctgacagaggaggagagggaggagattCAGCAAGAACTGGCTAAA ctggaggaggaaataaatacTCTGAAGCAGGTCCTGTTGTCCAAAGAGAAGCAGCACGCGGAGCTCAAACAGAAGCTGGGCATCAGTCCTCTGAATGAGCTCAAGAGCAACTTCAGCCGAGGCTGGCATGACATGCAGAGCTCCACGGC CTACAAGAAGACGTCTGAGACGCTGTCCACGGCAGGACAGAAGACGTCGGCAGCTTTCAGCACCCTCGGCAGCGCCATCACCAGGAAGTTTGGAGACATGAG CATGGTTGGTCTAGAGTTACTGTTCCCTCGGAG AAACTCTCCCAGCTTCAAGTCTTTTGAGGAGAAGGTTGAGAATACGGTTTCCACCATCAAG ACCAAAGTTGGCGGCACAGGAACAGGAGGCAGCTTTGAAGAAGTCCTGTCGTCCGCAGCGAACGCCAGCTCTCAGGACACGCCCACCAACAACTTGACGGACAGCTCGGAGAGGCCGTGTTAA
- the tpd52l1 gene encoding tumor protein D53 isoform X1, translating to METRQQELYSSVLSEAVVDWGSMGPGEEWVNSASQEGEQGFNQAMFDPPDEESNMRSSYGESSAPVVQNGERRTEWGGTSPPGEDQWGRTSVSDDWVMSTTWDMQLDCTERGHLTAGFLDSEPLREADEDLASDVNLNNPILTEEEREEIQQELAKLEEEINTLKQVLLSKEKQHAELKQKLGISPLNELKSNFSRGWHDMQSSTAYKKTSETLSTAGQKTSAAFSTLGSAITRKFGDMSMVGLELLFPRRSNSIGYSIRHSMSMPTMRNSPSFKSFEEKVENTVSTIKTKVGGTGTGGSFEEVLSSAANASSQDTPTNNLTDSSERPC from the exons ATGGAAACTAGACAGCAAG AGTTGTACTCTAGTGTCCTGAGTGAAGCAGTGGTGGACTGGGGCAGCATGGGTCCTGGAGAGGAATGGGTTAACTCAGCCTCACAAGAGGGAGAGCAGG GTTTCAATCAGGCCATGTTTGACCCTCCCGATGAGGAATCTAATATGAGGAGCTCATATGGGGAAAGCTCGGCCCCGGTCGTCCAAAATGGGGAACGCCGGACAGAGTGGGGTGGAACTTCTCCGCCGGGGGAGGATCAGTGGGGTCGCACGTCAGTGTCTGACGACTGGGTCATGTCCACTACCTGGGATATGCAGCTGGACTGCACAG AGAGAGGACACCTCACTGCAG GTTTTCTGGACTCTGAGCCACTGAGAGAGGCTGATGAAGATCTGGCCTCAGATGTCAACCTGAACAACCCCAtcctgacagaggaggagagggaggagattCAGCAAGAACTGGCTAAA ctggaggaggaaataaatacTCTGAAGCAGGTCCTGTTGTCCAAAGAGAAGCAGCACGCGGAGCTCAAACAGAAGCTGGGCATCAGTCCTCTGAATGAGCTCAAGAGCAACTTCAGCCGAGGCTGGCATGACATGCAGAGCTCCACGGC CTACAAGAAGACGTCTGAGACGCTGTCCACGGCAGGACAGAAGACGTCGGCAGCTTTCAGCACCCTCGGCAGCGCCATCACCAGGAAGTTTGGAGACATGAG CATGGTTGGTCTAGAGTTACTGTTCCCTCGGAG GTCCAACTCTATAGG TTACTCTATCAGACACTCTATGAGCATGCCCACCATGAG AAACTCTCCCAGCTTCAAGTCTTTTGAGGAGAAGGTTGAGAATACGGTTTCCACCATCAAG ACCAAAGTTGGCGGCACAGGAACAGGAGGCAGCTTTGAAGAAGTCCTGTCGTCCGCAGCGAACGCCAGCTCTCAGGACACGCCCACCAACAACTTGACGGACAGCTCGGAGAGGCCGTGTTAA
- the hddc2 gene encoding HD domain-containing protein 2, whose translation MATTTGKTTCMSMLQFMKLIGQLKRVPRTGWVYSNVKKPESVSDHMYRMAMMSLTITDPTVDKDRCIKLALVHDMAECIVGDIAPSDNISKVEKHRREEEAMRHLTSLLPEGLKQEIYRLWEEYESQSSSEARLVKEFDLLEMILQAHEYEELEGTPGRLQEFFDSTTNRFQHPDVLQLVSSLNEERGRHMTDTDGTDKAEKSQTAPAASEQTTSHTS comes from the exons ATGGCGACCACCACTGGAAAAACGACATGCATGAGTATGCTGCAATTCATGAAACTTATTGGACAACTCAAA AGGGTGCCACGGACCGGGTGGGTGTACAGTAACGTGAAGAAACCCGAGAGTGTGTCGGACCACATGTACCGCATGGCCATGATGTCCCTGACCATCACTGACCCCACAGTGGACAAGGACAG GTGCATAAAGCTGGCTCTAGTCCATGACATGGCAGAGTGCATTGTGGGGGATATCGCTCCATCAGACAACATCAGTAAAGTGGAGAAACACAGGAGAGAAGAG gAAGCAATGAGACATCTAACAAGTCTTCTGCCCGAGGGACTCAAACAGGAGATTTACAGACTGTGGGAA GAATATGAATCCCAGAGCAGCTCAGAGGCCAGACTGGTTAAAGAGTTTGACCTCCTGGAGATGATCCTGCAGGCTCATGAGTATGAAGAGCTGGAGGGGACACCTGGAAGACTGCAGGAGTTCTTTGACTCCACCACTA ATCGTTTCCAGCACCCAGACGTGCTGCAGCTGGTCAGCTCTTTGAATGAAGAGAGAGGACGTCACATGACCGACACCGATGGCACAGATAAGGCTGAGAAATCGCAGACTGCTCCTGCAGCATCGGAACAGACCACATCTCACACGTCCTGA
- the tpd52l1 gene encoding tumor protein D53 isoform X2 — translation METRQQELYSSVLSEAVVDWGSMGPGEEWVNSASQEGEQGFNQAMFDPPDEESNMRSSYGESSAPVVQNGERRTEWGGTSPPGEDQWGRTSVSDDWVMSTTWDMQLDCTERGHLTAGFLDSEPLREADEDLASDVNLNNPILTEEEREEIQQELAKLEEEINTLKQVLLSKEKQHAELKQKLGISPLNELKSNFSRGWHDMQSSTAYKKTSETLSTAGQKTSAAFSTLGSAITRKFGDMRSNSIGYSIRHSMSMPTMRNSPSFKSFEEKVENTVSTIKTKVGGTGTGGSFEEVLSSAANASSQDTPTNNLTDSSERPC, via the exons ATGGAAACTAGACAGCAAG AGTTGTACTCTAGTGTCCTGAGTGAAGCAGTGGTGGACTGGGGCAGCATGGGTCCTGGAGAGGAATGGGTTAACTCAGCCTCACAAGAGGGAGAGCAGG GTTTCAATCAGGCCATGTTTGACCCTCCCGATGAGGAATCTAATATGAGGAGCTCATATGGGGAAAGCTCGGCCCCGGTCGTCCAAAATGGGGAACGCCGGACAGAGTGGGGTGGAACTTCTCCGCCGGGGGAGGATCAGTGGGGTCGCACGTCAGTGTCTGACGACTGGGTCATGTCCACTACCTGGGATATGCAGCTGGACTGCACAG AGAGAGGACACCTCACTGCAG GTTTTCTGGACTCTGAGCCACTGAGAGAGGCTGATGAAGATCTGGCCTCAGATGTCAACCTGAACAACCCCAtcctgacagaggaggagagggaggagattCAGCAAGAACTGGCTAAA ctggaggaggaaataaatacTCTGAAGCAGGTCCTGTTGTCCAAAGAGAAGCAGCACGCGGAGCTCAAACAGAAGCTGGGCATCAGTCCTCTGAATGAGCTCAAGAGCAACTTCAGCCGAGGCTGGCATGACATGCAGAGCTCCACGGC CTACAAGAAGACGTCTGAGACGCTGTCCACGGCAGGACAGAAGACGTCGGCAGCTTTCAGCACCCTCGGCAGCGCCATCACCAGGAAGTTTGGAGACATGAG GTCCAACTCTATAGG TTACTCTATCAGACACTCTATGAGCATGCCCACCATGAG AAACTCTCCCAGCTTCAAGTCTTTTGAGGAGAAGGTTGAGAATACGGTTTCCACCATCAAG ACCAAAGTTGGCGGCACAGGAACAGGAGGCAGCTTTGAAGAAGTCCTGTCGTCCGCAGCGAACGCCAGCTCTCAGGACACGCCCACCAACAACTTGACGGACAGCTCGGAGAGGCCGTGTTAA
- the tpd52l1 gene encoding tumor protein D53 isoform X5 → METRQQELYSSVLSEAVVDWGSMGPGEEWVNSASQEGEQERGHLTAGFLDSEPLREADEDLASDVNLNNPILTEEEREEIQQELAKLEEEINTLKQVLLSKEKQHAELKQKLGISPLNELKSNFSRGWHDMQSSTAYKKTSETLSTAGQKTSAAFSTLGSAITRKFGDMSMVGLELLFPRRSNSIGYSIRHSMSMPTMRNSPSFKSFEEKVENTVSTIKTKVGGTGTGGSFEEVLSSAANASSQDTPTNNLTDSSERPC, encoded by the exons ATGGAAACTAGACAGCAAG AGTTGTACTCTAGTGTCCTGAGTGAAGCAGTGGTGGACTGGGGCAGCATGGGTCCTGGAGAGGAATGGGTTAACTCAGCCTCACAAGAGGGAGAGCAGG AGAGAGGACACCTCACTGCAG GTTTTCTGGACTCTGAGCCACTGAGAGAGGCTGATGAAGATCTGGCCTCAGATGTCAACCTGAACAACCCCAtcctgacagaggaggagagggaggagattCAGCAAGAACTGGCTAAA ctggaggaggaaataaatacTCTGAAGCAGGTCCTGTTGTCCAAAGAGAAGCAGCACGCGGAGCTCAAACAGAAGCTGGGCATCAGTCCTCTGAATGAGCTCAAGAGCAACTTCAGCCGAGGCTGGCATGACATGCAGAGCTCCACGGC CTACAAGAAGACGTCTGAGACGCTGTCCACGGCAGGACAGAAGACGTCGGCAGCTTTCAGCACCCTCGGCAGCGCCATCACCAGGAAGTTTGGAGACATGAG CATGGTTGGTCTAGAGTTACTGTTCCCTCGGAG GTCCAACTCTATAGG TTACTCTATCAGACACTCTATGAGCATGCCCACCATGAG AAACTCTCCCAGCTTCAAGTCTTTTGAGGAGAAGGTTGAGAATACGGTTTCCACCATCAAG ACCAAAGTTGGCGGCACAGGAACAGGAGGCAGCTTTGAAGAAGTCCTGTCGTCCGCAGCGAACGCCAGCTCTCAGGACACGCCCACCAACAACTTGACGGACAGCTCGGAGAGGCCGTGTTAA
- the tpd52l1 gene encoding tumor protein D53 isoform X7, giving the protein METRQQERGHLTAGFLDSEPLREADEDLASDVNLNNPILTEEEREEIQQELAKLEEEINTLKQVLLSKEKQHAELKQKLGISPLNELKSNFSRGWHDMQSSTAYKKTSETLSTAGQKTSAAFSTLGSAITRKFGDMSMVGLELLFPRRSNSIGYSIRHSMSMPTMRNSPSFKSFEEKVENTVSTIKTKVGGTGTGGSFEEVLSSAANASSQDTPTNNLTDSSERPC; this is encoded by the exons ATGGAAACTAGACAGCAAG AGAGAGGACACCTCACTGCAG GTTTTCTGGACTCTGAGCCACTGAGAGAGGCTGATGAAGATCTGGCCTCAGATGTCAACCTGAACAACCCCAtcctgacagaggaggagagggaggagattCAGCAAGAACTGGCTAAA ctggaggaggaaataaatacTCTGAAGCAGGTCCTGTTGTCCAAAGAGAAGCAGCACGCGGAGCTCAAACAGAAGCTGGGCATCAGTCCTCTGAATGAGCTCAAGAGCAACTTCAGCCGAGGCTGGCATGACATGCAGAGCTCCACGGC CTACAAGAAGACGTCTGAGACGCTGTCCACGGCAGGACAGAAGACGTCGGCAGCTTTCAGCACCCTCGGCAGCGCCATCACCAGGAAGTTTGGAGACATGAG CATGGTTGGTCTAGAGTTACTGTTCCCTCGGAG GTCCAACTCTATAGG TTACTCTATCAGACACTCTATGAGCATGCCCACCATGAG AAACTCTCCCAGCTTCAAGTCTTTTGAGGAGAAGGTTGAGAATACGGTTTCCACCATCAAG ACCAAAGTTGGCGGCACAGGAACAGGAGGCAGCTTTGAAGAAGTCCTGTCGTCCGCAGCGAACGCCAGCTCTCAGGACACGCCCACCAACAACTTGACGGACAGCTCGGAGAGGCCGTGTTAA
- the tpd52l1 gene encoding tumor protein D53 isoform X4 — METRQQELYSSVLSEAVVDWGSMGPGEEWVNSASQEGEQGFNQAMFDPPDEESNMRSSYGESSAPVVQNGERRTEWGGTSPPGEDQWGRTSVSDDWVMSTTWDMQLDCTERGHLTAGFLDSEPLREADEDLASDVNLNNPILTEEEREEIQQELAKLEEEINTLKQVLLSKEKQHAELKQKLGISPLNELKSNFSRGWHDMQSSTAYKKTSETLSTAGQKTSAAFSTLGSAITRKFGDMRNSPSFKSFEEKVENTVSTIKTKVGGTGTGGSFEEVLSSAANASSQDTPTNNLTDSSERPC; from the exons ATGGAAACTAGACAGCAAG AGTTGTACTCTAGTGTCCTGAGTGAAGCAGTGGTGGACTGGGGCAGCATGGGTCCTGGAGAGGAATGGGTTAACTCAGCCTCACAAGAGGGAGAGCAGG GTTTCAATCAGGCCATGTTTGACCCTCCCGATGAGGAATCTAATATGAGGAGCTCATATGGGGAAAGCTCGGCCCCGGTCGTCCAAAATGGGGAACGCCGGACAGAGTGGGGTGGAACTTCTCCGCCGGGGGAGGATCAGTGGGGTCGCACGTCAGTGTCTGACGACTGGGTCATGTCCACTACCTGGGATATGCAGCTGGACTGCACAG AGAGAGGACACCTCACTGCAG GTTTTCTGGACTCTGAGCCACTGAGAGAGGCTGATGAAGATCTGGCCTCAGATGTCAACCTGAACAACCCCAtcctgacagaggaggagagggaggagattCAGCAAGAACTGGCTAAA ctggaggaggaaataaatacTCTGAAGCAGGTCCTGTTGTCCAAAGAGAAGCAGCACGCGGAGCTCAAACAGAAGCTGGGCATCAGTCCTCTGAATGAGCTCAAGAGCAACTTCAGCCGAGGCTGGCATGACATGCAGAGCTCCACGGC CTACAAGAAGACGTCTGAGACGCTGTCCACGGCAGGACAGAAGACGTCGGCAGCTTTCAGCACCCTCGGCAGCGCCATCACCAGGAAGTTTGGAGACATGAG AAACTCTCCCAGCTTCAAGTCTTTTGAGGAGAAGGTTGAGAATACGGTTTCCACCATCAAG ACCAAAGTTGGCGGCACAGGAACAGGAGGCAGCTTTGAAGAAGTCCTGTCGTCCGCAGCGAACGCCAGCTCTCAGGACACGCCCACCAACAACTTGACGGACAGCTCGGAGAGGCCGTGTTAA
- the tpd52l1 gene encoding tumor protein D53 isoform X6 has product METRQQELYSSVLSEAVVDWGSMGPGEEWVNSASQEGEQGFLDSEPLREADEDLASDVNLNNPILTEEEREEIQQELAKLEEEINTLKQVLLSKEKQHAELKQKLGISPLNELKSNFSRGWHDMQSSTAYKKTSETLSTAGQKTSAAFSTLGSAITRKFGDMSMVGLELLFPRRSNSIGYSIRHSMSMPTMRNSPSFKSFEEKVENTVSTIKTKVGGTGTGGSFEEVLSSAANASSQDTPTNNLTDSSERPC; this is encoded by the exons ATGGAAACTAGACAGCAAG AGTTGTACTCTAGTGTCCTGAGTGAAGCAGTGGTGGACTGGGGCAGCATGGGTCCTGGAGAGGAATGGGTTAACTCAGCCTCACAAGAGGGAGAGCAGG GTTTTCTGGACTCTGAGCCACTGAGAGAGGCTGATGAAGATCTGGCCTCAGATGTCAACCTGAACAACCCCAtcctgacagaggaggagagggaggagattCAGCAAGAACTGGCTAAA ctggaggaggaaataaatacTCTGAAGCAGGTCCTGTTGTCCAAAGAGAAGCAGCACGCGGAGCTCAAACAGAAGCTGGGCATCAGTCCTCTGAATGAGCTCAAGAGCAACTTCAGCCGAGGCTGGCATGACATGCAGAGCTCCACGGC CTACAAGAAGACGTCTGAGACGCTGTCCACGGCAGGACAGAAGACGTCGGCAGCTTTCAGCACCCTCGGCAGCGCCATCACCAGGAAGTTTGGAGACATGAG CATGGTTGGTCTAGAGTTACTGTTCCCTCGGAG GTCCAACTCTATAGG TTACTCTATCAGACACTCTATGAGCATGCCCACCATGAG AAACTCTCCCAGCTTCAAGTCTTTTGAGGAGAAGGTTGAGAATACGGTTTCCACCATCAAG ACCAAAGTTGGCGGCACAGGAACAGGAGGCAGCTTTGAAGAAGTCCTGTCGTCCGCAGCGAACGCCAGCTCTCAGGACACGCCCACCAACAACTTGACGGACAGCTCGGAGAGGCCGTGTTAA